CCTTACGGTGGACACCCATGGAGCCGAGGCGGTCAGTTTGAAAAACGATGCCGGGGAGGAGGTGCTCTGGCAGGCTGACCCGGAGGTCTGGCCCCGTCACGCGCCCATCCTTTTTCCGTGGACAGGGAGCTGCCCGGCAGCTCCTACTCTCACAAAGGCAAGACCTACCATGTGGTCAAGCAGGGCTTTGCCAGGGATGTGGAACACACGCTGGTGCGGGCTGATGAGAACGAGATCGTCTTGGAGCTGCGTTCCAGCCCGGAGCTTAAGGCGACGCAGTTCCCTTTGATTTTATTCTGCGCAGCACGTTCCGGTTGGAGAACCGGACGGTCTGCCACACTCTGACCGTGGAAAATCCCGGCAGCGAGGAGCTGCGCTTCGGCATCGGCTTTCATCCCGCATTCAACATCCCCTTTGACCGTCACCATACCACAGAGGATTACGAGTTCCGGTTTGACCGGCCGGAAAGCCCGGTCATTCTGGATGCCCGGCCCCATGGGCTGCTCAGCGGAAAGTGCTATTACAAATGGAAAAATGCCGAGAAGATCCAGCTGACCGATGATCTGTTTTCCAACGACAGCTTCTGCATGGCGGGGCTGCGGACCAGAACGTTGGGCATTTATGAAAAAGACAGCGGGCGGCACATCGTCTGCAATGTTGAGGATTTTCCGTACAAGCTGATCTGGAGCGCGCTGGCAAAGCCGGTCCGCTTTGTCTGCATCGAGCCATGGCACTCTCTGCCCAGCGCAGAGACCGACCCGCAGGAGTGGAGCGAGCGCGCCGCCGCCGTCTGTCTTGCACCCGGAAAAAGCTGGTCTACGACCCTTTCCACCACCGTCATGCGGTGAAGACCAGCAGCAGTTTCCAAGCACCTGCCGCACAGCGGGCTGGAAATGCAAAAAGTCCCATGCCGCACCGGAAAGGCGGGCGTGGGACTTTTGCTTTGGGCGTTGCGGGCCGGGGCGTTTGTTTTGCTTCAGCTTTGGTCAAAAGACCGGTGCACTCCAGAGCCGGGCGCAGGGCTAGGTATAAAAGCACAGCGCAGGCGGTGGAGACCACGCTGTTTACAAAGGTGATTAGCGGAAGGAAAGCAGGTTCATCATAGTAGTATCCTCCAAGACTTGATTTTTGGTGTGCGGTCACTCGAACTAATGCCGTCAAGTCGTTGTCGGATGAAGTGGTTTTCAGTTTGTCTGGGAGTAAGTGCACGATTTCTGCACGGATTTTGCACGGTTTCAAAACGTGCAGAGGGTGCTTTTCGATGCGAAATCCGACAAAGGATGCAGAAGCTGCCGGGAGAAAAATCACGTTGCTTTGATTGAAAATGACGATAGCTCGAAACTTCCATAAATTGAGACGAACCGGCGGCTTGCTCTCTTAATCAGTGGGCCCAGGGTTCGAGTCCCTGGAGGTGCACCACATCAACAAAATCCGAACTTTTTTCCGATAGGAGAAGGGTTCGGATTTTTTGTATTCTATGGGAGAAAAATTTCCATTGACTGTACCGGGGTTGAGGATGCACTGGATGTGACCATGGCGCAGCAGACGGAACTGGACTACCTTATCTACAATGACCCACTGGGCTATGCGGATTTGATTCTGAACGGCGACCCGAAGGAATATTTGAAGAATGTGTCCGGTAGTCGTACACTAGAAGATTAAAAAGTAATTGTCTGTCGAACAAAAACATTCGGCAGACAATTTTTTTCATAGATTTAGAAGTACTGTCAGTTCCAACCATACAAAAACGTTGGATTCAACAGGTGAATCTTTGCACCGGAAAAATCAAGGATCCTCTCATCGCGCATCCGGCACAGCTCACGGGAAAGAGCACTGCGGTCCACACAGAGGAAATCTGCCAGTTCTGTCCGGGTGTAGGGCAGACTGTAACAGCCTTTTTCATCGGGTGTCAAGGTTTGAAGATAAATCTTCAGACGATCTCGAAGCCGTTTTTGTGCTAAAATACGCACTTTGGTGTTAAAAAAGAGAAGCTGCTGCGCCATATCCTGCATAAGATTTGCTGTGACTTGCATCCGGCAGGGACAGGTCAGCGTTTTCTGTGACAGCAATGCGCTGAAATCCAGCAGCATTACAGTACAGTCCGAACTGGCACGCAGACAGACCGGACTTGTCGTCCAGCCAGTACAGGCCAGTTCTGCACCAAATATTTCTCCGGGATGAAAACGGCAGATGCTGATTTGATTGCCATTTTCATCATAAAAAAATTCTTCCATCGTGCCATCCAGCAGAACACCCGTATTGTGGCTCTGCTCACCCAGCTCGACGATGTGCGCACCACGAGGATATTCACGGACAGTCGCATTCAAGCAACTAAGGACTTCCCTATATTTTCGTGGCTGGATGCCGTTGAACATGCCGCATTGCTGTAAAATTGAATAATATTGCTCCATCTTAAAATTTACTTTGCCGTTGCCATAACAACGGACACTCCGAGGTAGTTGTGTTAAACTCTTGGTTAGAGATGTCTAATTAAAAGGCATCATTATTATACGGTATAAAGTTTGAAATGTCAAACCCTATAACGTTCAGGGTTGATATCGAAGGAGTGACACAATGCTTTCGTTGGGAATGGATATCGGTACATCAACGGTCAAGTTGGTGCTGTTGAAAAATCAAGAAATTGAAAAGCAGTGGATGGCGGTGCATCACGGCAACCCTTTTGTCTGCCTGAAAAAGGGTCTTTCCACGTTGGAACTGGCGATGGATACTCCGTTTTCACTCTGTGTGACCGGAAGCAACACGGAGGCTCTGCTGGAGCAAGATTCAGCCATTCCCTCTTTAGGCGACATCCCAGCTATCGTCGAGGGTGTGCGCTGGATCATTCCGCAGGTGGGTTCGGTCATTGAAATTGGCAGTCAGGGCGCGCGATTCATCACGGATTTGCAGAGCCGTGCACCGCAGTTCGCAGTCAACGAACACTGTGCAGGCGGCACGGGCTCGTTCTTTGAAGATCAGATGTCCCGTGTGGGCTGCAAGCTGGAGGATTACTCTTCTCTGGTAAAGCAGGCACAGAGTGTTCCGCGCCTTTCTGGCCGGTGTGCGGTCTTTGCCAAAACAGATATCATCCACCGCCAGCAGGAAGGAGTTTCCACACCGGATATCCTGCTAGGATTGTGTTATGCCATGATCCGTAACTATAAGGCGACCATCGTGCGGCGGCTTCCGGTCTGTAAACCTGTGGTATTCTGCGGCGGTGTTACCTGCAATGCAGGCGTGATCCGAGCCATCCGGGATGTATTCGGGTTGAGTGAGAAAGAACTCACCGTTCCGGAGTTTGCCCGATATGAAGCGGCTCTTGGTGCTGCACTCAAAGCATCCGGCTCGTTCACGTTACGTCAACTGAATGATTCTCTGGACCGTACACTAACAACACACCACATGGTCGGAACATTGCCCAAACTGGAACTGCGCCCCGGTACGAGCCTTGCGGAGCCAAACGCTACCAAGATCATTCCAGAAAGTGGCTGCGCATTAGGCATTGATATTGGTTCGACCAGCACGGACCTCGTTCTGGTTGGTGCTGACGGCGAACTGGTAGACTTTCAATATCTGCGCACCGCAGGTGACCCGGAAGGAGCTGTCCGCAAAGGCCTTGCAAGTATTCGTCAGCGGTTTGGCGATATCCGGTTCACCGCAGTCGGTGTGACCGGTTCAGGACGAGAGCGCGTCGGCAAACGCATCGGAGCAGATGCTGTCCGGGATGAGATCACTGCGCAAGCCAAAGGAGCTGCTCATTGGGTGCCGGAAGTCGATACCGTGTTTGAGATTGGCGGACAGGATAGCAAATACATTAGCATCCAGAACGGTGAAGTTGTGGATTTTCAGATGAACAAGATCTGCGCTGCCGGTACCGGTTCTTTTGTGGAAGAACAAGCTGCCCGTATGGGCATCCCACTGGCGGAGTTTGGCCCATTGGCCTTATCCTCTGAACATCCGGCATCCTTGGGAGAACGGTGCACGGTGTTTATCGAAACGGCCATTGCGTCCGCTTCCGCTGAAGGTATTTCACGGGCGGATATTGCCGCAGGCCTTTGTCATTCCATCGTGCAGAACTATCTGCATAAAGTGGTTGGTTCTAAACCTGTGGGTCAGCACATCGTTTTGCAGGGTGGTGTCGATTACAACCCCGGCATTGTGGCGGCATTCCAATCCGTATACGGCGACCGCGTACAGGTCAGCCCGGTCTTTTCCATCAGTGGTGCGTATGGTGCGGCTTTGCTGGCACAGGAAGCTGTGGGCAACGCACTCAGTCGATTTGTGGGATTTGACAGCCCGGCAAAGGACGCAGAGGACAGCCGCAGTGCGGAGATCCAGAAGAACATTGACTTCTACAAGCAGGCGGACAAACTGCTTTTGGAGGGTTATACCGGCAAACGCGACCCACGTAAAAAGACCGTAGGTGTGCCTTTTGCGTTGATGATCCACAAATTCTTCCCGATGGCGAATGCCTTCTTTACCTCGTTGGGCTTCAATGTCGTCCTGACCAACCCCACCAGTGAGGAAACGATCCGGCTGGCTCAGCAGACCGCACAAGGGGA
Above is a genomic segment from Faecalibacterium taiwanense containing:
- a CDS encoding Crp/Fnr family transcriptional regulator; this translates as MEQYYSILQQCGMFNGIQPRKYREVLSCLNATVREYPRGAHIVELGEQSHNTGVLLDGTMEEFFYDENGNQISICRFHPGEIFGAELACTGWTTSPVCLRASSDCTVMLLDFSALLSQKTLTCPCRMQVTANLMQDMAQQLLFFNTKVRILAQKRLRDRLKIYLQTLTPDEKGCYSLPYTRTELADFLCVDRSALSRELCRMRDERILDFSGAKIHLLNPTFLYGWN
- a CDS encoding acyl-CoA dehydratase activase; this translates as MLSLGMDIGTSTVKLVLLKNQEIEKQWMAVHHGNPFVCLKKGLSTLELAMDTPFSLCVTGSNTEALLEQDSAIPSLGDIPAIVEGVRWIIPQVGSVIEIGSQGARFITDLQSRAPQFAVNEHCAGGTGSFFEDQMSRVGCKLEDYSSLVKQAQSVPRLSGRCAVFAKTDIIHRQQEGVSTPDILLGLCYAMIRNYKATIVRRLPVCKPVVFCGGVTCNAGVIRAIRDVFGLSEKELTVPEFARYEAALGAALKASGSFTLRQLNDSLDRTLTTHHMVGTLPKLELRPGTSLAEPNATKIIPESGCALGIDIGSTSTDLVLVGADGELVDFQYLRTAGDPEGAVRKGLASIRQRFGDIRFTAVGVTGSGRERVGKRIGADAVRDEITAQAKGAAHWVPEVDTVFEIGGQDSKYISIQNGEVVDFQMNKICAAGTGSFVEEQAARMGIPLAEFGPLALSSEHPASLGERCTVFIETAIASASAEGISRADIAAGLCHSIVQNYLHKVVGSKPVGQHIVLQGGVDYNPGIVAAFQSVYGDRVQVSPVFSISGAYGAALLAQEAVGNALSRFVGFDSPAKDAEDSRSAEIQKNIDFYKQADKLLLEGYTGKRDPRKKTVGVPFALMIHKFFPMANAFFTSLGFNVVLTNPTSEETIRLAQQTAQGETCYPVKLIYGHMQQLIDQKVDYIFLPTIHTMKHEKSRVKHNYGCVYMQTAAVSIAKALDIESKGITLLSPVFDLDFGQEAMASAMLGLSKILGIPKPFCAKALLSGAMAVRRHTAAVEKQGKALLATLRPDDKVLVLITRNYGVSDPILNMGIPELLLERGYKVITLSHLPGHALDISDEYDNLYYPFGQHILSGAKLIAHHPNLYAVYLTNHGCGPDTMLSHLFKQEMGDKPYLQIEVDEHFSNVGVITRIEAFLNSLQHRPAVALPIDFNIEQVDIHPCRLAQTPSPNVPLYLPAMGAYTPYLAAYFKQQGADPYELQHLTDDILSLGRAETSAKEYLPFPALLGSILAERKNDQTHAQFLIPQTQGAEADGQYARVIRAVLDRRKELNAQLVSPMLETLPEMAQNRDALFRALLAGDILYAAPADKRADISAQWDALPGWEQLHAAAREIGALPPPKAAVSLLLVRRSA